In one window of Festucalex cinctus isolate MCC-2025b chromosome 14, RoL_Fcin_1.0, whole genome shotgun sequence DNA:
- the ccdc88ab gene encoding girdin isoform X1 translates to MESEVFSPLLEHFMLSPLVCWVKTVGQLTVTDGSKLSEYVQLVDGVYLNEVMLEINPKATVQRTNKKVNNDPTLRIQNLSILIRQIKAYYQETLQQLVMMPLPNVLILGRSPLTERGLEEMKKLLLLLLGCAVQCEKKEDYIERIQTLDFDTKAAIASHIQEVTHNQENVVDLQWLESGELPAEDLASLSRNLAFHLKHVVDDRDTQLETIVELTQERDCIQLSPLGAGPAQSPNGSPSMRRTESRQHLSVELADAKAKIRRLRQELEEKSEQLLDTRQELENMEVELKRIQQESYQLLSDARSARAYRDELDALREKAIRVDKLESELCRYKERLHDIEFYKARVEELKEDNQVLLETKTMLEEQLDASRCRSDKLHHLEKENLHLKSKIHDLEMERDLDRKRMEELLEENLVLEMAQKQSMDESLHLGWELEQLSKTPELTEAPQKSLGEEVNELTSSRLLKLEKDNQTLLKTVEELRGGTASDSVTKQGKISQENQRLNQKLEHLESELATEKESLRSAESLSTDLMKEKALLEKTLETLRENSERQLKGLEQENKHLSQTVSSLRQRSQVGAEARVKDVEKENRILHESICETTGKLNKMEFERKQLRKELETLKEKGERAEELEILIQKLERDNESLQKKVASLGITCEKVSVLEKENADLEAESRRLKKKLDGLKNMAFQLEALEKENSQLEQENLEVRRSAESFRSAGAKAVQLEAENRELESERSQLKRSLELLKATSKKTERLEVSYQGLDTENQRLQKALENSSKKIQQLEAELQEVESENQTLQRNLEELKISSKRLEQLEQENKSLEQESSQLEKDKKLLEKENKRLRQQAEIRDSKLDDSNQRISALEKENRTMGKEMIFFRDSCTRVKDLERENKELVKQGTIDKRTLITLREELVSEKLRTQQTNNDLEKLTHELEKIGLNKERLLLDEDSDDRFKLLESKLESTLKSSLEIKEEKIAALEARLQESSNLNQQLRQELKTVKKNYEALRQREEEERMVQSSPSRGAEDPQAVNKWEKESHEATRELLKVKDRLIEVERNNATLQAEKAALRSQLKQLETQSSNLQAQIVAVQRQTASLQENNTTLQTQNAKLQVENSTLSSQAAALMAQNAQLQGQQSSVEGEREGALREKEELRSTYELLLRDHEKLAALHERQASEYETLIGKHGGLKSSHKSLEQQHRDLEDKYKQFLQRKGDLEELEKNLKEQQDKMSSENQGHRATADQCKLLKDENERLNTTYRQLQKDNENLQLDHKNIKSQLNGAKLEQTRLEAEFSKLKEQYQQLDITSTKLTNQCELLSQLKGNLEEENRHLLDQIQTLMLQNRTLLEQTMESKDLFHVEQRQYIDKLNELRRQKEKLEEKIMDQYKFYDPSPPRRRGNWITLKMKKLIKPKSRERMRSLTLTPSRSECGDGFLSFPGDSQDSSSVGSGSNSLDDTLSHKRSSRRRGQGCLAQGQGSTNALKRLPFMRNRSKDKDKAKAIYRRSMSMNDLLQTMTVAGGPGGDWAGSTENLDGGEAGDVGGGRRGVGGGQRMKELAFSTNAIDCATLTLPSSTHRKATHRLHIKDNASCEDVAGSSDDPKSQASRPSSLHSNRTTSSNSNNNSQLTSPLEGKGTLNGNASRPHSESSGEFSLSLEQEAWSSSGSSPVQQPSSSRSSRQSPGPTRHSLEPAAAATPGQIRKTASPGSEVLSLQQFLDEGIDPAESGSQENLTVDSPRLPVSSERVQKERPATRGRGILRSSSGKAAPVTADRPPRSSGQPGRPSLRKAESTRVRGSARPGLSTQARATSVSERLDRASGSGSASTLPRASSVISTAEGSSRRTSIHDMLSKDNRQPVSVDGVQALPEPSEYTPKEPSSSAPLPKSLSLPCPSSDEAELPTLESFLGPSFTAESVFMDSIFSESAGKSLPFLSLNPTLVSNISGPPVAPYQPSRVDGPPPSGAEHLDADENQSLWFEYGCV, encoded by the exons AAATCCTAAAGCCACGGTGCAGAGGACCAACAAGAAGGTGAACAACGACCCCACACTGCGCATCCAGAATCTTTCCATTCTCATCAGGCAGATCAAAGCCTACTATCAG GAGACACTCCAGCAGCTGGTGATGATGCCCCTACCCAATGTGCTGATTCTGGGCCGGAGCCCTCTCACCG AGCGAGGTCTGGAGGAGATGAAGAAACTACTGCTGCTACTTCTGGGCTGTGCTGTTCAG TGCGAGAAAAAGGAAGATTACATCGAACGCATCCAGACTCTGGATTTCGACACCAAAGCTGCCATTGCATCTCACATTCAAGAG GTGACACACAACCAAGAGAATGTGGTGGACCTGCAGTGGTTGGAAAGTGGGGAGCTGCCCGCCGAGGACCTGGCGAGTCTGTCTAGGAACTTGGCCTTCCATCTCAAACACGTGGTGGACGACAGGGACACACAGCTGGAG ACCATTGTGGAGCTGACACAAGAGAGGGACTGTATTCAGCTGTCCCCGCTGGGTGCCGGTCCGGCCCAGTCGCCCAACGGCTCCCCCAGCATGAGGAGGACAGAAAGCAGACAGCACCTCTCTGTGGAGCTGGCTGATGCCAAAGCAAAGATCAGACGTCTGCGTCAGGAACT GGAAGAAAAGAGCGAGCAGCTTCTGGACACACGGCAGGAGCTGGAGAACATGGAGGTGGAGCTCAAGAGGATTCAGCAGGAG AGCTACCAGCTCCTGTCAGATGCTCGTTCGGCCCGGGCATACCGCGATGAGCTGGACGCCCTCCGGGAGAAAGCCATCCGcgtggacaagctggagagcGAGCTGTGTCGCTACAAGGAGAGACTCCACGACATTGAGTTCTACAAGGCCAGAGTGGAG GAGCTGAAGGAGGACAATCAGGTCCTGCTGGAGACCAAAACCATGCTGGAGGAGCAGCTGGATGCCAGTAGATGCCGATCTGACAAACTGCATCacctggagaaggagaatctgCATCTGAAATCCAAAATCCACGATCTGGAGATG GAGCGAGATCTAGATCGTAAGCGAATGGAGGAGCTGTTGGAGGAAAACCTGGTGCTTGAAATGGCCCAGAAACAGAGCATGGATGAGTCCTTACACCTGGGCTGGGAGCTGGAGCAACTGTCCAAAACACCAGAGCTGACTGAGG CCCCTCAGAAGTCCCTCGGCGAAGAAGTTAACGAGCTGACATCCAGTCGTCTGCTAAAGTTGGAGAAGGACAACCAGACGTTGCTGAAGACGGTGGAGGAGCTCAGAGGAGGCACTGCTTCGGACTCAGTTACGAAACAGGGCAAAATCAGCCAGGAGAACCAGAGACTCAACCAGAAA CTGGAGCATCTGGAAAGTGAACTGGCAACCGAGAAAGAGTCGCTCCGCAGCGCCGAATCTCTGAGCACGGACCTGATGAAGGAGAAGGCCTTGCTGGAGAAGACACTGGAAACACTGCGGGAAAACTCCGAGAGACAG CTGAAGGGTCTAGAGCAGGAGAACAAGCACCTAAGCCAGACGGTGTCATCCCTGCGCCAGCGCAGCCAGGTCGGCGCCGAGGCTCGCGTCAAGGACGTAGAAAAGGAGAACCGCATCCTCCACGAGTCCATCTGTGAGACCACGGGCAAGCTCAACAAGATGGAGTTTGAACGGAAACAGCTGA GAAAAGAACTTGAGACCTTGAAAGAGAAAGGCGAGAGAGCGGAGGAGTTGGAGATCCTGATACAGAAACTGGAGCGCGACAATGAGAGTCTGCAGAAAAAAGTGGCCAGTCTGGGAATCACCTGCGAGAAG GTgtctgtgttggagaaggagaACGCTGACCTGGAGGCTGAGAGCCGGCGCCTCAAGAAGAAGCTGGACGGTCTGAAGAACATGGCCTTCCAGCTGGAGGCACTGGAGAAGGAGAACTCACAGCTTGAGCAAGAGAACCTGGAGGTGCGGCGCTCAGCTGAGAGCTTCCGCTCAGCCGGGGCCAAGGCCGTTCAGCTGGAGGCCGAGAACAGGGAGCTGGAGAGCGAGAGGAGCCAGCTCAAGCGCAGCCTGGAGCTTCTCAAAGCCACCTCCAAGAAGACAGAGAGATTAGAG GTGAGCTACCAAGGCCTGGACACGGAAAACCAGCGCTTGCAGAAGGCGCTAGAGAATAGCAGCAAGAAGATCCAGCAGCTGGAGGCCGAGCTTCAGGAGGTGGAGTCCGAGAACCAAACACTCCAACGCAATCTGGAGGAGCTCAAGATCTCCAGCAAACGCTTGGAGCAGTTGGAACAGGAG AACAAGTCGCTAGAGCAGGAGAGCTCCCAACTGGAAAAGGACAAGAAGCTCCTGGAGAAGGAGAATAAACGACTGAGGCAGCAGGCCGAGATCCGCGACTCCAAGCTGGATGACAGCAACCAGCGAATCTCTGCCCTGGAGAAGGAGAACCGCACCATGGGCAAGGAGATGATCTTTTTCCGTGACTCATGCACGCGGGTCAAAGACCTGGAAAGGGAGAACAAGGAACTGGTCAAACAAGGCACCATTGATAAGAGGACCCTCATCACACTCAGAGAG GAGTTGGTAAGCGAAAAGCTGCGCACTCAGCAGACCAACAACGACCTGGAAAAACTGACACATGAGCTGGAAAAGATCGGACTGAACAAGGAGAGGCTGCTGCTCGACGAGGACTCGGACGACAG GTTTAAGCTCCTAGAAAGCAAGCTGGAGTCAACGCTGAAGTCCTCATTGGAGATCAAGGAGGAAAAGATCGCCGCCCTTGAGGCCAGATTGCAGGAGTCGTCCAACCTGAACCAACAGCTTCGCCAGGAACTCAAGACC GTGAAAAAGAACTACGAGGCTCTGCGTcaaagggaggaggaggagaggatgGTGCAGAGCTCGCCCTCTAGAGGTGCGGAGGACCCCCAGGCGGTCAACAAATGGGAAAAGGAGAGCCACGAAGCCACCAGGGAGCTCCTCAAGGTCAAGGATAGACTCATCGAGGTGGAGCGGAAT AATGCCACGCTGCAGGCAGAGAAGGCGGCCCTGAGGAGCCAGCTCAAACAACTGGAGACGCAGAGTTCCAACCTGCAGGCCCAGATCGTGGCCGTGCAGAGACAGACCGCCTCTCTGCAGGAAAACAACACCACGCTGCAGACTCAGAACGCCAAGCTGCAG GTGGAGAATTCCACGCTGAGCTCGCAGGCTGCCGCCCTCATGGCGCAGAACGCTCAGCTGCAGGGCCAGCAGAGCAGCGTGGAAGGTGAGCGTGAGGGGGCACTGCGGGAGAAGGAGGAGCTCAGGTCCACGTACGAGCTGCTCCTGCGCGACCATGAGAAGCTGGCAGCGCTCCATGAGAGGCAGGCCTCCGAGTATGAGACCCTCATCGGCAAGCATGGTGGCCTCAAGAGCTCCCACAAGAGTCTGGAGCAGCAGCATCGTGACCTGGAGGACAA GTACAAGCAGTTCCTTCAGAGGAAAGGAGATCTGGAGGAGCTAGAGAAGAACCTTAAGGAGCAACAAGACAAAATGTCCTCAGAGAACCAGGGACACCGAGCTACGGCCGACCAGTGCAAACTGCtcaaagatgaaaatgaaag ACTAAATACAACGTACCGCCAACTGCAGAAAGATAACGAGAACCTCCAGTTGGACCACAAGAACATCAAAAGTCAGCTGAACGGCGCCAAGCTGGAGCAGACCAGGCTGGAGGCCGAGTTCTCCAAGTTGAAGGAGCAGTACCAGCAGTTGGACATCACCTCCACCAAACTCACCAACCAGTGCGAG CTGTTGAGTCAGCTGAAGGGCAACCTGGAGGAGGAGAATCGACACCTGCTGGACCAGATCCAGACGCTGATGCTGCAGAACCGCACGCTGCTAGAGCAGACCATGGAGAGCAAAGACCTTTTCCATGTCGAGCAGAGACAATACAT CGACAAGCTTAATGAACTGAGGAGGCAGAAGGAGAAGCTGGAAGAGAAAATCATGGACCAGTACAAGTTTTATGATCCTTCACCTCCACGCAG gcGTGGCAACTGGATCACGCTTAAGATGAAGAAGCTGATCAAACCCAAAAGCCGGGAGCGGATGCGctccctcacgctgacgccttctCGCTCAGAGTGCGGCGACGGCTTCCTGTCTTTCCCCGGCGACAGCCAGGACAGCTCTTCGGTCGGCTCCGGGTCCAACTCGCTGGACGACACGCTATCGCACAAGAGGAGCAGCA GGAGGAGAGGCCAAGGGTGCCTTGCCCAAGGGCAGGGCTCCACCAATG CTTTAAAAAGGTTGCCTTTCATGAGGAACAGATCCAAGGACAAAGACAAGGCCAAGGCCATCTACCGGCGCTCCATGT CCATGAACGACCTCCTCCAGACCATGACGGTGGCCGGGGGTCCGGGCGGCGACTGGGCAGGCAGCACGGAGAACCTGGACGGCGGCGAGGCGGGAGACGTGGGCGGCGGACGGCGTGGAGTGGGTGGCGGCCAGCGCATGAAGGAGCTGGCCTTCTCCACCAATGCCATCGACTGCGCCACCCTCACGCTGCCCTCCTCCACCCACAGGAAGGCCACGCACAGGCTCCACATCAAAG ACAACGCTTCTTGCGAGGATGTCGCCGGCTCCTCCGATGATCCAAAGAGTCAAG CCTCCAGACCCTCCAGTCTCCATAGCAACAGGACCACCAGTAGTAATAGTAACAATAACTCCCAGCTCACCTCTCCCCTGGAGGGAAAAG GCACGTTAAACGGTAACGCGAGTCGTCCCCACAGCGAGAGCAGCGGCGAGTTCAGTTTGAGTTTGGAACAGGAGGCCTGGTCCAGCAGTGGCAGCAGTCCCGTCCAGCAGCCTTCTTCGTCGCGCTCGTCCCGCCAGAGCCCCGGGCCCACGCGACACTCCCTCGAACCGGCGGCCGCCGCCACCCCTGGACAGATCAGGAAAACGGCGTCGCCGGGCAGCGAGGTGCTTTCTCTGCAGCAGTTCCTGGACGAGGGGATCGACCCTGCCGAG TCGGGCAGTCAAGAAAACCTCACCGTGGACTCCCCCCGCCTCCCTGTTTCTTCTGAGCGCGTGCAGAAGGAGCGCCCCGCCACCCGGGGCCGCGGCATCCTGCGCTCGTCCAGCGGCAAAGCGGCGCCCGTCACCGCCGACCGCCCGCCGCGCTCCTCTGGTCAGCCGGGGCGCCCCAGCCTGCGCAAGGCCGAGAGCACCCGAGTGAGGGGCTCGGCTCGGCCCGGCTTGTCCACCCAAGCTCGGGCCACGTCTGTGTCGGAGCGGCTGGACCGGGCGTCAGGATCGGGTTCGGCGTCCACCCTGCCCCGCGCCAGTAGCGTCATCTCCACGGCCGAGGGCAGCTCGCGGCGCACCAGCATCCACGACATGCTCTCCAAGGACAACCGGCAGCCCGTGTCCGTCGACGGAGTCCAAGCCCTGCCCGAACCCAGTGAGTACACCCCAAAGGAACCCTCTAGTAGCGCCCCCTTGCCAAAGTCCTTGAGTTTGCCGTGCCCGAGCTCGGACGAAGCCGAGCTCCCCACCCTCGAGTCCTTCCTGGGTCCCTCCTTCACCGCCGAATCGGTCTTCATGGACTCCATCTTTAGTGAGTCGGCGGGCAAAAGCCTCCCCTTCCTCTCCCTCAACCCCACCCTCGTCAGCAACATCAGCGGACCCCCGGTCGCGCCTTACCAGCCCAGCCGAGTGGACGGTCCGCCGCCGTCCGGGGCCGAGCATTTGGACGCGGACGAGAACCAGTCGCTGTGGTTCGAGTACGGGTGCGTGTGA